The Humulus lupulus chromosome 4, drHumLupu1.1, whole genome shotgun sequence genome has a window encoding:
- the LOC133830990 gene encoding serine/threonine-protein kinase AFC1 isoform X1, translated as METQRIIEFPHKNMDKRPRKRPRLTWDMPPPLPPPKVIPAIYCGQEFGNGTMPNYAHSSMFHRGLPRNGSPPWRPDDKDGHYVFTVGENITPRYRILSKMGEGTFGRVLECIDNEKKEVVAIKIVRSIHKYREAAMIEIDVLQRLARHDMGGNRCVQIRNWFDYRNHICIVFEKLGPSLYDFLRKNSYRSFPIDLVRELARQILESVAFMHELRLIHTDLKPENILLVSSEYIKVPDYKFISKSTKDGSYFKNLPKSSAIKLIDFGSTTFEHQDHSYVVSTRHYRAPEVILGLGWNYPCDLWSVGCILVELCSGEALFQTHENLEHLAMMEKVLGPLPQHMAVRADRRAEKYFRRGARLDWPDGATSRESMRAVWKLPRLPNLIMQHVDHSAGDLIDLVQGLLRYDPAERLKAREALRHPFFKRDMRRGVAFSCS; from the exons ATGGAGACTCAGAGGATCATAGAATTCCCTCACAAGAACATGGATAAGCGTCCTAGAAAGAGGCCTCGATTAACATGGGATATGCCCCCTCCTCTTCCACCTCCCaag GTTATTCCTGCAATATACTGTGGACAGGAGTTTGGAAATGGAACTATGCCCAATTACGCACATTCCTCCATGTTTCACAGGGGGTTGCCTCGTAACGGCTCCCCACCTTGGCGACCTGATGATAAAGATGGTCATTATGTCTTTACTGTCGGAGAAAATATAACCCCCAGAT ATAGAATTCTCAGCAAAATGGGTGAAG GGACTTTTGGGCGAGTGTTGGAATGTATTGACAATGAAAAGAAAGAGGTTGTTGCTATTAAAATTGTTCGTTCCATACATAAATATCGTGAAGCTGCCATGATCGAGATTGATGTCTTGCAAAGGCTAGCTAGACATGATATGGGTGGCAATCG TTGTGTGCAAATACGGAATTGGTTTGACTATCGTAATCATATATGTATT GTATTTGAGAAGCTTGGACCTAGCTTATACGATTTTCTTCGCAAAAACAGCTATCGTTCTTTTCCCATTGATCTTGTTCGGGAGCTTGCCAGGCAAATTTTGGAGTCTGTAGCAT TTATGCACGAGTTACGCCTGATCCACACTGATTTGAAGCCAGAAAACATACTTCTTGTTTCTTCAGAGTACATCAAGGTGCCTGACTACAAG TTCATATCGAAATCTACTAAAGATGGTTCCTATTTCAAGAATTTGCCTAAGTCAAGTGCCATCAAACTCATTGATTTTGGAAGCACTACATTTGAACATCAGGATCATAGTTATGTAGTGTCGACGCGCCATTACCGTGCCCCTGAGGTTATTTTGG GCCTTGGATGGAACTACCCTTGTGATTTGTGGAGCGTTGGTTGCATACTTGTTGAACTCTGCTCT GGTGAGGCCCTTTTTCAGACACATGAAAATCTGGAACATCTTGCCATGATGGAGAAGGTTTTGGGGCCTCTACCACAACACATGGCTGTCAGAGCTGA CCGCCGAGCCGAGAAATATTTTAGAAGAGGAGCGCGATTGGATTGGCCCGACGGTGCAACTTCAAGAGAAAGCATGAGAGCAGTTTGGAAATTGCCTCGTTTACCG AACCTAATAATGCAGCATGTTGATCACTCTGCTGGTGATTTGATTGATCTCGTGCAAGGGCTACTTAGGTACGACCCAGCCGAGCGACTCAAGGCAAGGGAAGCATTAAGACATCCCTTTTTCAAGAGAGACATGAGAAGGGGGGTGGCTTTCTCTTGTAGTTGA
- the LOC133830990 gene encoding serine/threonine-protein kinase AFC1 isoform X3, producing MYFMHELRLIHTDLKPENILLVSSEYIKVPDYKFISKSTKDGSYFKNLPKSSAIKLIDFGSTTFEHQDHSYVVSTRHYRAPEVILGLGWNYPCDLWSVGCILVELCSGEALFQTHENLEHLAMMEKVLGPLPQHMAVRADRRAEKYFRRGARLDWPDGATSRESMRAVWKLPRLPNLIMQHVDHSAGDLIDLVQGLLRYDPAERLKAREALRHPFFKRDMRRGVAFSCS from the exons ATGTATT TTATGCACGAGTTACGCCTGATCCACACTGATTTGAAGCCAGAAAACATACTTCTTGTTTCTTCAGAGTACATCAAGGTGCCTGACTACAAG TTCATATCGAAATCTACTAAAGATGGTTCCTATTTCAAGAATTTGCCTAAGTCAAGTGCCATCAAACTCATTGATTTTGGAAGCACTACATTTGAACATCAGGATCATAGTTATGTAGTGTCGACGCGCCATTACCGTGCCCCTGAGGTTATTTTGG GCCTTGGATGGAACTACCCTTGTGATTTGTGGAGCGTTGGTTGCATACTTGTTGAACTCTGCTCT GGTGAGGCCCTTTTTCAGACACATGAAAATCTGGAACATCTTGCCATGATGGAGAAGGTTTTGGGGCCTCTACCACAACACATGGCTGTCAGAGCTGA CCGCCGAGCCGAGAAATATTTTAGAAGAGGAGCGCGATTGGATTGGCCCGACGGTGCAACTTCAAGAGAAAGCATGAGAGCAGTTTGGAAATTGCCTCGTTTACCG AACCTAATAATGCAGCATGTTGATCACTCTGCTGGTGATTTGATTGATCTCGTGCAAGGGCTACTTAGGTACGACCCAGCCGAGCGACTCAAGGCAAGGGAAGCATTAAGACATCCCTTTTTCAAGAGAGACATGAGAAGGGGGGTGGCTTTCTCTTGTAGTTGA
- the LOC133830990 gene encoding serine/threonine-protein kinase AFC1 isoform X2, translating into MIWVAIVMHELRLIHTDLKPENILLVSSEYIKVPDYKFISKSTKDGSYFKNLPKSSAIKLIDFGSTTFEHQDHSYVVSTRHYRAPEVILGLGWNYPCDLWSVGCILVELCSGEALFQTHENLEHLAMMEKVLGPLPQHMAVRADRRAEKYFRRGARLDWPDGATSRESMRAVWKLPRLPNLIMQHVDHSAGDLIDLVQGLLRYDPAERLKAREALRHPFFKRDMRRGVAFSCS; encoded by the exons ATGATATGGGTGGCAATCG TTATGCACGAGTTACGCCTGATCCACACTGATTTGAAGCCAGAAAACATACTTCTTGTTTCTTCAGAGTACATCAAGGTGCCTGACTACAAG TTCATATCGAAATCTACTAAAGATGGTTCCTATTTCAAGAATTTGCCTAAGTCAAGTGCCATCAAACTCATTGATTTTGGAAGCACTACATTTGAACATCAGGATCATAGTTATGTAGTGTCGACGCGCCATTACCGTGCCCCTGAGGTTATTTTGG GCCTTGGATGGAACTACCCTTGTGATTTGTGGAGCGTTGGTTGCATACTTGTTGAACTCTGCTCT GGTGAGGCCCTTTTTCAGACACATGAAAATCTGGAACATCTTGCCATGATGGAGAAGGTTTTGGGGCCTCTACCACAACACATGGCTGTCAGAGCTGA CCGCCGAGCCGAGAAATATTTTAGAAGAGGAGCGCGATTGGATTGGCCCGACGGTGCAACTTCAAGAGAAAGCATGAGAGCAGTTTGGAAATTGCCTCGTTTACCG AACCTAATAATGCAGCATGTTGATCACTCTGCTGGTGATTTGATTGATCTCGTGCAAGGGCTACTTAGGTACGACCCAGCCGAGCGACTCAAGGCAAGGGAAGCATTAAGACATCCCTTTTTCAAGAGAGACATGAGAAGGGGGGTGGCTTTCTCTTGTAGTTGA